Genomic DNA from Mycolicibacterium helvum:
TGGTCCCCACCGGAGTGTCGCCGGCCGGCATCGGCTTCGGTGCGGCGATCGCCGTGGTGGTCAGCATCATCGCCGCCCTGGCGACCAGCGTCGTCCCCACCTGGAACGCGGCGTCGCGTCCCCCCATTCGCTCCCTGTCGACCGGAGGTTAGACATGACCGCAGTCGAAGACGCCACCCCGGATCTCGTGCCGGCGCCTGAGCCGTCTCCGGTGATCGAGATCAGCGATGTGTGGAAACTGCACAAGCTCGGCGATGAAGTGGTCAAGGCCCTCATCGCCGCCGAATTAACAGTGATGCCAGGCGAATTCGTATGTCTGATGGGCCCGAGCGGTAGTGGCAAGTCGACACTGCTGAACATCGTCGGCGGTCTGGACCGGCCGACCAAAGGCTCGGTGCTGATCGCCGGCCGCGACACCGCCAAGCTGACCGAAAGTCAGTTCGCGTCGCTTCGCCACGACACGATCGGGTTCATCTTCCAGAGCTACAACCTGATCCCGTTTCTGTCGGCGGTCGAAAACGTCGAGCTGCCACTCATGTTCGAGCCCTACGACCGCAAGTCGTTGCGCAAACGGGCGCTGGAACTGCTCGACCTCGTCGGCCTCAGCCACCGGGTGCACCACCAGCCCACCAAGATGTCCGGTGGTGAGCAGCAGCGCACTGCGATCGCGCGGTCGCTGATCAGCAGCCCGACGCTGGTGCTGGCCGACGAACCGACTGCGAATCTGGACCACCGCACGGGGGAGACGGTGGTGCGCATGCTGCGCGACCTGTGCTCGACGATGGGCGTCACCGTCGTCGCGAGTACCCATGATCCCACGGTGGCCGACGAAGCGAGCCGTGTTGTCCGGATGCGAGACGGACAGATCGTCAACTGATCCAAGCGGGAATCAACTGCCCCTACCAGGATTGGAAGTAACCGTATGACGCAAGAACTCGAGGCGCCAGCGTCGGCCCACCGCGACAAACTCCTGGCCACAGAGCTCGTCCCTGAGC
This window encodes:
- a CDS encoding ABC transporter ATP-binding protein; translated protein: MTAVEDATPDLVPAPEPSPVIEISDVWKLHKLGDEVVKALIAAELTVMPGEFVCLMGPSGSGKSTLLNIVGGLDRPTKGSVLIAGRDTAKLTESQFASLRHDTIGFIFQSYNLIPFLSAVENVELPLMFEPYDRKSLRKRALELLDLVGLSHRVHHQPTKMSGGEQQRTAIARSLISSPTLVLADEPTANLDHRTGETVVRMLRDLCSTMGVTVVASTHDPTVADEASRVVRMRDGQIVN